Proteins from a genomic interval of Deltaproteobacteria bacterium:
- a CDS encoding cyclic nucleotide-binding domain-containing protein, with protein MNTAMELAQTELFADLNSDQIASFAAIACENKFESGQVVYNSDAAGDALYVIIEGTFVVRVIDENGDEVDVTVLKKGSYFGEMEVIGGMNRTAAIVADSPGRCYRFEAASLLALLKRDNALAAHFYRKVARELVRRLRNTTRDMGYFKVRANQ; from the coding sequence ATGAATACCGCGATGGAATTGGCGCAAACCGAATTATTCGCTGATCTAAATTCTGATCAAATAGCAAGTTTTGCAGCCATTGCTTGCGAGAATAAGTTTGAATCAGGTCAAGTTGTTTATAATTCTGATGCAGCAGGCGATGCCTTATATGTAATCATTGAAGGCACTTTTGTCGTTCGTGTAATTGATGAAAACGGTGATGAAGTAGACGTTACTGTATTAAAAAAAGGTTCGTATTTTGGTGAAATGGAAGTGATTGGCGGTATGAATCGTACGGCTGCCATTGTGGCCGACAGCCCAGGTCGATGTTACCGCTTTGAAGCAGCTTCGCTACTTGCGTTGCTAAAACGCGACAATGCACTTGCAGCCCATTTTTATAGAAAAGTTGCTCGTGAGCTAGTGCGAAGGTTACGTAATACAACGCGAGACATGGGATACTTTAAAGTGCGTGCCAACCAATAG